TCTGACagttaaatattgttattgctATATTTCAGAAAGTGATATTGATTTTAACCATTCTGTTCAATTTTGCCTTTTATCTGAAAAAAGGGCGAAAGTCTACAACCTTTGATTTTGGTTGTTATTAATAAGAAAGGTTAACATGTGATTTTCTCATGCTTTGCTTGTTTCGCATTTTAAAACTGATCAGAAGAAcgaaaatttgaaaaacatCCATATTGTGTTTCGAAAGTTGAATTTTGTAATTGGTATATTACAGAAAGTAGACCATTAGTCAAAACTTAATTGAATAGGTTCATTGTGGCCCTTAATGGTAAAGAACCACAAAGAAGTCATATATCGTGAATACAGCAgttgaaaagaaaatgaaacagttgaaaaaaagagaagaaattAAACTCGCATATAACCAAAATAGATCATAAGAGGGTGTGTGCTAACATCCGTTTGTGATCTTTTAGTCATTGCGATGCTTGCCAGTTCACATTAAATCACATTGGAAAGAGACTGCCGTCAATCATTTCAATGAATGAGATTATCTACTGATGTGCCATCAATTCGTTGcgatatatatgaaataatgttGATTATGTTATAACAAATGGTTTACATTTAGAATGCAAATCAATCGGTTATTTTGTCACATCGTTTGAACTTCCTATCAATCACCAGAGTTTGCCTTacagggaccacggaaccaaatgatttcccatagacggaaatgttaacgtttaccactgtactgcttaaatagagttttcaacactggtccactagccataattttgaagaatgtcatctcagaaacctgtaaatagaatgattaaaaattctaccaatttgattttttttttatatgggggccgccatcttgtattgaattcagcaccaaaaattcgtctaaatttacaacaaaatacacacttaattaactccccctgacaaaaacaggctaggaaaaatataacttttttctaattattttacatttacatgtattgcccagcccacacataaaactttggaaacttctctcacttaaatatccaatcagtaggccccgatgcattcaccttcctattaaatcttctgcccaaacggggaaaacccacaatctatttttgatttggttctgtggccCCTACAGGATACCCAACGGTCCATACTTGTATACccataatatatcatttaacgtcggcatttatttattttaatatactCAATGTAACActttacaaatgtatacaataatagtatcacaattaaaacaatgtgcgtacataacatgttttgGTATTAACactttctatatacatttaGGTTGAATAATATCATGGACGATTAGCCATTGTTTTGATTATGCGTTCAGTGCTGTTAAACTTGGTAGTTTCTACATGTTTAAAACGCATATCCTAGATACTTCTGCCCGAAACTGTGTGAGACATTATTCGCAAAAGTATTGCGTTTAAACgcattacatttatattttttacatttaacatttgGCACCAATGGGCTTCCGTAGAATCCACTTAGGTTTTTAGATCCGAGGCATGTTGTTCGATCCAAGGGGCCGATTGTGTCTCTCAGGAAGCTGGGATCACAGATCACCCGCTGCTGCCCTTGTTGTGTCTTTAGGGAAGAAAAGTTAACCAAATTGCTCCGGACAGCATACGGCAAGCCTTCCTATATTGTTCAGTGAGAGTGTTGACTCTGGCTGTTTATGGGGCGATAAACTCAATCCAATGGtaaactatatgtatatatattaagcgTGATATTTAACGTTTTAACGTTCAATTCACAAATACATTCGTTGCGTATTGATAATTAATGTATTTCCACTTTAAACATGTATTAACACATATGATGTTAACTTATTTTTGTATGACTCATTAGTTACCGGTGGTAGTGAATGTTATGTTGCAATTAACTTGTTcttattaattaattgatagTCGAATGTCAGTTTAATCAGCACTTAGTGCAATTCTTAAGGAACATACATCTAGATGTTTTGTATCTTGATGTATATTTCACTTTTGTCAATAACAATAGCATTGTTTTCCCTTTATGTTTTATGATACTCTAATGCATAATTTTACTAgattttacatttgataattACTGGCTATTatatgtaagtacatgtatgttactttAAATAAAGACATGACGCAAGTGATGCATTGTTTTGTTGTGATAATATAATCAAACATGATATTGATGTAGAATATGCTGTGTTTTATACCTCACCAATGAAACTATGTCGGGGATTGGTTGAGAGCCGTCACATGTCATGGAGACTAAGTCTTCCCGCGTGCGTAATATATCCCCCACGCGGAGCAACTGGTAGGTTAAAGAGAGTTATCGTTTTTTATTTGGAATTCTCCGTGGTTTTctgaaaacaaacatcaacaatGTATGGTAGACCAGCCAGAATGTTTACGTTGCTTTCATCTCgctatatttaccattgtatggcactgccactatataaccctaccaattcagttgcgagttcaccagcttatttactgccaactgaaatttaaatttgaaaatttcaaaaaaaaatctagtgtttaatactttaaaattggtgaaaaaaaatcaacgttTCAGTGTATTCGAAAACAGGAGGGGATTGTTGCAcgttaaaacaaataatatattaatttggAATTAATCATAGATGTTTaatgtatttgttatattaggaaatgtttatcaaaatcTTTTTGAAACTCCATTGAAATGAACAGTTAAGAAAATATAACGAAACGTGTATTAATTCCGTAAACAATGCTAAATTAATCATTTTAAGaataaaaatgtgtttcatCAAATCTGCAGAAGGACGAACCAGATGAATGAGTTTTATCACAACATTCTCAGTATTAGAATCCAGAGCAGAACGGTTGTTGCTCCTTATATGGAGACAATTTCACCATGATGACATAAAtgatgttacatacatgttcatTCCAAAACATTCGCTTCAATCACATAATCAGAAAAACCTCCACATTTAAGTCCGTGATTTTATTTGAATGTGCGAAATATATTTAGTAGAATGCACGGCATTATCAACAGGGTGTGTGtttcataaaaatatctttacacAGGGAAATATAGAATATTTAGTGTATGATATGAGATTTATACATTCCAGTACAAGAACGCATAATGCTTTTAAAATAactatagatttttttttcagcaacTCTTATTGGCAACATCCTTGGAGGTCTTGTTGGACTTATATTTTTTGGCTGTGTCATTGCGGTCTTTTGGAATGTTGTGAAAAGATGCTACGGAGACCTTGGCATGCCCTGTCGTGAAGCATGTGAAGGTATTTGCATTTTCCTGGGAGGTGTATGCAATCAAATATCAGATCTATTGGACTGTGGATGTGTTACTAGACGACGTGCAGAACCGACAACATACAGAGACGATACAAGACACGaaacaacaatattttcagCTCAACCGCAACCACAGGAACAGGAAATAACTATTACGATTGCCACTTCCTCAAATCTGTCACGTACAGTCAGTCTGGACTCGTTATATACTCTAGGTAAGTCGAATGGAGGCGGCTTCATTCGCGACAAtcatatccataatgatattcCAGTGTTCGCAACAAATGGTAGCTTGGTTAGTAGAATAAACCTTGTATAAAGTATCATTTTTTACACCCTGAagttattacatttttaataaattactgATAAATAAGATGTCTGTGATGCAAGATGGCCTCAAATCCTATGAAATAAACTTAGTTTAGGTTTTAAAGCATATTAAGCATGAACCAATTCTATTTCGGGGTTTTCAATGTATGATTCCCTTTATCCAATTAATAGGTAAAACTTTACCCCCTACATGTACCCCCACCTAAATCCATGAAATTTCGGAGGCAAGGCTccttcatatttttttttttttattgtttatgcCTTTTCATTTTTGCTTACAGATTCCCTTCCAATGGAACTTGTGCCTTCTGCGCCCCCTGCTGACAATAACTCGGCTATCCTTCCTTACCCTGATCGTGATCCACCTCTGCCGGATTTACCACCTCCTTCTTACTATGACGTCGTAACAGAAAGCAAACGTCAGTACAGCTTATAAATAAACACACGTACAAATGGATATTTGGAATCATTCATCCGCTTTTATGGACATTTATCAAAGTATTCTTTTTTTGCTAAGTGTTAAACTCTCAAAATTTTACCtggaatgattttttttttttttttgaatttttttatttttcaagatttttttcataaatacaaaacatggaATGATTTATAATCAACAGCATCAAAATGTGATCGtacattttatctgtaaatTTCAAACACCAACTTGCAGACAGTATGGCAAAACGGGCGTTAGTTACACTGATGTGAAAGCcacatatttatcaattattagCCTTTGTTGAGGTCAGTATTGTGTTATATCAACTTCATATCAAGCTACATGTATTGTTATCCTCTTATATGTCCATGATTGTGGACCAAAAGATAggaaaaatgtaaaatgaatatGTTTCGGGTTTTATTTAGGTGTTTTCAGTGCATAAATAAGGTATGATATAACAGTACACATCCTAACagaggtagcacactacagtaggacaggctGGCCATGGCGCGATTTTTTtattaagcaaataactcctgtattatgatatgcataaaaaatgaaaaaaaataaatgtacactataattggtatattcagtatgaagtagtacatacaggcttcacatttgttaaaacaaaaattaataaattggttccggattttccgaaagtgtgtttacacaggaaatttagttttcccttcagcgaaaaatggaagtCCACTGAAAAGGTAAGATAccaggaaaacttaatttacaacatatatcaaaacaagattaattctgtatTTGGGAAagagatatttaatttgaaataggtttcagaaaaaacattgtgtagagaattgtgtcatttagggtcaaatataatattttgcaatttttgagaatttatttaagctgtaaccatggtattcacagctctaaaaatcacagaaaatatccaTCAGAGCTGTACTAAAATTGCAAACGTcgtacagattacaaatatatatactttattagaggtaatatgtagggttaactggcaactgacatttttaaaacatgtgccatgtttttcagaattgggcgtttctactgtacactgctaccagaGTCATGGTCAGTTTCTAAGGAAATACATGTTGCTTTTGTTAAAACAGCAACAATGTATTCATCAAAAAAGTTCTTGTCGCGGCAATTTATTTTCTATCAGTAATATCAGCATAATATACACTttgatatcaatgtatatttctgattctGATGAACACGTGCATaatgacatatatgtatatactcacGCATCGAATGAGAtgcatatattttgtatgtatttactttgtagtattggtgatatttttatattgtgGAGCAAAATTATTGCGCCGTATTGGTGATGTtactatttcagtatttttatGTGACAATCAAGTTCATGAATGATACATTCCCTTGTACCAAAGTCGGCGTTTTTTTACGTTTTGttactaatattttttttactcttAAATTCAATCAATAAGTCATTGCTATTTTAACAGACtctatatttaaaatgtattcataCTTTTTCATGTGAAGCCTTTCTGCGATACATATTTACGTATGTTTCATTGCTAATGCAATCATCCGTTATACATATTAATACTCATTATACAATTCACTTTATACGAAACATTTATACCTGTATTTATCTATTGTGATTTTGTGTGTTTAGTTAAATTAATGTACCTATTAatccatatttttatttttattttccaaatctTATGACCATCTAAAGTGGAATAAAACATCATGTTACcacttaatatatatttgatatttccaTTGTCTCCTATACTATATTATATTCGGTATTCGGTCCATGCAATCTTATTAATTTAAGATTTTCTCATCGAATGTGTAAGGCTGCCATGTTACCCGTATAATCTCTTCTTACTAATAAGACGTcctatcaaaaatattttaaagtttaaagcAGTCCCTCTCGAGTTCGAGTGATCCACTGGTAGTCCTGTCAGACAAAGATGTTTACCGATGACAACAGCCGAGGTAAACACATCCCTGCTTAAATCAGTTTAGTCGCATATAAACCGAAATCAAAAGTCAATAAACGTTTTATTATCTGAAAGATTATTTTCGTTTTcttttacatgtgtataatagATGTCAATCTTCCTGCTATTTAtattacatcgtcggtaacctGCGATCCTGACGCGCGAGACCGTAAGGATTCCATAATTCAAAAAGATAATGTAACACATTTGCCCATATTAGCTGTAAAAAAGTAATATTAAGTTCGGctgttatactgttatatcacaaaaatataaacaaaaataaattcacTACACAGACACATCTATGAACATCATAACTATCTCAAATAAAGTTAAACACCGATATTAGACACGAGAAACAATTATTCATCTTTGCAATCAATCacgtatacagatatatacctattCACATCTATATCTTTGTATCTTATCGTTCGGTATATCTTCtttaaaaaagtaaatattacaatgtattatgttgaAAAGATATCTTAACTACGTCCTACATAAGGGATGTTAAGTATACTTTACTAATTGTAACTGAATTTAATAGCAAATACTATGTTACAATATATTGTAGTGAGGAGCATAATCTTATATTATGTTGACTTCTATCTATTCAGTATATTACAACTTCAAATAAGTATAATGCATAACGATGGCTACATAAGAGAGTCAATATATGTTACATGCTGTTGTAAACATATGTCATTCATAAATAAATTCGCCATCATTATGGCAGACAGGCAGTTGCAGAACTGTTAATTTGTGCTAAGAATAGGAATTCTAAAAAAATGCATTGTTTGGGACTACAGAATTCGTAGTGCGGCCTCATATGATGTCTTCGCAATTGCCGAAAGTGAAACATGGTTGTGAGTTAACTCCCAAAGGTGGCATCCCTTCCAGCCACGTTTTTTTTGTGTCGCTAGTGTTGCTTTTGATACCAGCAACCGTTCGTCCCTTTGAATATTTGTTCAACAAAATTCTGAAGCAGCACTAATTTCCTAGATAGTTTGGTTATCTCGATCTTGTTTTTTACGAAAGCTGACAGTATCAGAAACACTGGTAATCGTACTGGATTCAATAAGAGAaactgtatgtatgatataaggttaaatatatactacattCTGTATTTACCAATCATTGGATATTGGCAATAAGTCCAAAATATTTAACCTCGGCTGTTTCCCCGTTACATCACAGAGGTATCAAGAAAAATAAATCTAATACACAGACAAATTCAGTGACATATGAACAGCATAACGATcttcaatataaaattacacACGGCTATTTGACACGAGAAATAATGATTGaacattgaaatcaaacatttatacagatacaTACCTGTCCACATCTACATCTTTGTGTCTCATGTGTAGATTTATCTCGCTTTGTTTACTAGGAAGTAGATGTATCTGGCCACGTTGTCGACGAAATGAAAAGGCAATGCAGTCTGTGGTGTAGAGAGAGGTGTAAATTGAAGTTTAAAATTGTCCCAGAGACAACTGATACACATGCTATGACAGCAACTTGTATACATGGACatataa
Above is a window of Pecten maximus chromosome 7, xPecMax1.1, whole genome shotgun sequence DNA encoding:
- the LOC117330863 gene encoding uncharacterized protein LOC117330863 isoform X3, producing MPRRTGSAGIFAISIALMVYHTDAADSVTLSELVCDSQIYDIKDGDSLLIKWDGTELPKYCRLGFEAPDTSSWTCFNIEKFRLYNCKFYIEIYKNFEKYSSKRYDCSSTDIDDEYCLQSQKITYLKFTYNHTGIASFSPHVRLSVSVQHKEADAVASPEATLIGNILGGLVGLIFFGCVIAVFWNVVKRCYGDLGMPCREACEGICIFLGGVCNQISDLLDCGCVTRRRAEPTTYRDDTRHETTIFSAQPQPQEQEITITIATSSNLSRTVSLDSLYTLDSLPMELVPSAPPADNNSAILPYPDRDPPLPDLPPPSYYDVVTESKRQYSL